CAAGCACATCTTTCCCATAACCCCTTCGCCTTACCATATTTATTGCTTTATATGCATTTAAAGAGGGTCCATTATTGGTATAATTATCAGCTTCTGCAAACATCAGTAATACATCGGCATACCTTAACAGTGGCCAGTTTGTACCGGTATAGTTTTGATTTCTTGGCAAAAGAAGTTCATACTCACGCCTCCATTTCCCATTACTACGATCGTATATCTGATCTGCTGGCCAGTTGGTCCGTACAGCCGTTTGTCCACTTGTCACATACCGGTAAGGAGCAACTGTCCAGTCCCTTCTCTGATCGCCATTCGCATAAGCATTGTAAAGCTTCGCTGTAGCATGAACATAATCATAGCCATACCCAATTTCAATATTTCCACAGGTAATGCCGTTATAACTGCCAATCATGCCACCCTCTTGTATTTCGCCCTGGTTTACGCCTTTAAATTCTACTTCCCACAAACTTTCCCTTGTATCGAAAAGCTCCTGAACATGGTTGATATAGATTTGCTTGAAATCGGGATTAAGACTGTGCAATCCTGACAGCATTACTTTTTCTGCATAAGTCCTGGCATCGGCATACTTTGCAACATCATTTAGCGGGGCGCCTGCCATGGTCAGATATACCCTCGCGAGTATACCTTGTACAGTAGTTTTTGTGATACGGGTATTATAGCCATAATCAGAAACAGATTTCACCAGACCTTCTGCCTGTTTCATATCAGTAACAATACGTTCGTAAAGGTCCTTTACCGGAGTAGCAGGCAGAGGCGGTTCTTCAGGTGATTTGCTGGATTGAAGCTTTAAAGGCACACCTCCAAACTCATCCGTTAACAAAAAATAATAGTAAGCCCTTAAAAATAGCGCCTGCCCTTTTATTTCGTTGCGTTTTTCCGCAGTCACCTTAACGGCCTTATCTATGTTTTCGAGTAACATGTTCGCTCGCTCAATACCCGTGTAAAGCGTTTCCCAATGTCTGTTTAATTCCAGGGTCGAAGCATCTACAATATTGGCATTCATTCCCGATGTCTGGTTTTTCATAAAAAATTCGTCACTAAAAACCATATAGCAAGACATCCCTTGTGAATAAACCCTATTATCGCCCAAACGGTCGTATACTCCGGCCAATGCAGATTGCAGTTCACTTTCTGTATTGTAATAATTTACTGGCGATACAAAATCCTGTGGGGTTGTGTCCAGGATCTTCGAACATGAGCTCACAACCAGTGCCAGCATCATCGCGATATATAATAAAGTCGTTTTCATTTGTAAAAACATTTATCGTTAAAAAGTTAGGTTCATACCAAAGGTGATGGTGCGCGCCCTTGGATATGGGCTCCAGTCGAAACCCGGTGTGAGCGCAGAATGGCGCACCGAAACTTCAGGGTCCAAACCGGAATAGTTGGTCCAGGTTATTAGGTTTTGTGCCGAAACATTAAAGCGGGCTGATTGTATTTTAAGCTTTTTCGTTACTGCAGAAGAAAGGTTATAGCCCAACGAGACCGTCTTTAACCGAAGGAAGGAGCCATCTTCGATATTCCTGTCGGAGAACACATTAGGACCATAACCACCGGCAATAGGCAAATCGCTGTTCTGATTTTCCAGAGACCACCTGTTTTCGTAGGTTTTAAACATATTCAGACTTGGTCTGGCTTCTGCGCCTTCAAATACAATCCGGTTCGCATTTAAAATGTCATTTCCGTAAGACCATTGTAAGAAAATATTGAGGTCAAACGGACCATAATTGAAATTGTTGGAAAAGCCTCCAATGTGTTTCGGATTAGGATTACCAACAATCGTCTGATCATTTGCATCTACCACCCCATCTCCGTTAATGTCTTTGTATTTGATAAAACCTGGCTTAATGAGCGAGCGGGCGCTCCCATTATTCGGTACGTCAGGTTTCAGTTCATAGCTACCGTTAGACAATACATTGAAATCACTTAAAGGATACACCCCATCAAAAACATAGCCGTAAAACAATGCCACAGGGCGTCCTGGCAAGGCTATATAGGGTAAAGAGTTATTGAAATTGGCGTTCCAGTTCGAAACACGTGTAATTAAACTAGGCTGATCACCATTTAACTCTTCGATCTTGTTGGTATTAAAGGCAATGTTAAAATTGGATGTCCAGCTGAATTTCTTTGTACTCAGGTTTATGGTATTTAAGGTAAACTCCAAACCCCTGTTTACCACAACACCAATATTTTTAAATGCGGTAAGGTACCCGGTTGAAGTAGGCAAGGAAGCATTCAGCAATAAGTCTGTAGTTCTTTTATAATAATAATCGGTAGTTAAACTGATGCGTTGCTTAAAGAAACTTAAGTCTATTCCAAGGTCA
The nucleotide sequence above comes from Pedobacter riviphilus. Encoded proteins:
- a CDS encoding RagB/SusD family nutrient uptake outer membrane protein; protein product: MKTTLLYIAMMLALVVSSCSKILDTTPQDFVSPVNYYNTESELQSALAGVYDRLGDNRVYSQGMSCYMVFSDEFFMKNQTSGMNANIVDASTLELNRHWETLYTGIERANMLLENIDKAVKVTAEKRNEIKGQALFLRAYYYFLLTDEFGGVPLKLQSSKSPEEPPLPATPVKDLYERIVTDMKQAEGLVKSVSDYGYNTRITKTTVQGILARVYLTMAGAPLNDVAKYADARTYAEKVMLSGLHSLNPDFKQIYINHVQELFDTRESLWEVEFKGVNQGEIQEGGMIGSYNGITCGNIEIGYGYDYVHATAKLYNAYANGDQRRDWTVAPYRYVTSGQTAVRTNWPADQIYDRSNGKWRREYELLLPRNQNYTGTNWPLLRYADVLLMFAEADNYTNNGPSLNAYKAINMVRRRGYGKDVLVPDVTADAAANLSQQDFLDLIRNERLRELAFEGIRKHDLVRWGIYPSVMQTQAREYQANMPTALKDAAIAQAQRVTDRAVLFPIPNSELAVNPNIKQNTGW